CGAAATTTCATCTTTGTtgtattgtgtttaaaagtttATTGGGCGCATTACAGTTTATGGAAGACAAAAGTACTCTGTGCTATTAAGACAGGGACGTCATTAAGGACAGTTTTTGCTGTATCTAAGGCAAACTTTTGCCTGTAATGGAGGGTCGGCGTTATAAGCCTCACGTAGCATTGTACGCAGGCAGCGGATGGAGGCATCTCATTCCTTGTCTTGAGCTGGCGAAGCGCCTCTGCACCCAACACGGCTTCTCCATCATCTTCATCACTCCAGACAAGTACGCACCACAGAAACAAGATTACATAAAACAGGTGCACTCTGTGTGTGTGGACATGCTTGTTCTGGAGGAGACCACGGAAAACAAAGTCGAGGGGTTTCTTAAGCTTTTTCTGTACCTCAATGTTCCTCTCTGCGCTTACATAGTAGATAACCTTTGGGCAACGACTCGGGAAATGGTTGCCCATCATTTGAACGTTGGGTCGGCGCTAAAAATACCCACTTATGTGTTTTTCGGCTACTCTGCCTCGTATCTCTGCCTCTCGTTTCTCAAAGACATGAATCGCCATCAGCAGGGAGACATACCAGGGCTTAGATTTGTTACAGCGAGTGACATACCGGGAGGTCTTCTTGAGGACAAGTTTCCTTTAGAGCACATTCTCCCGGTCTCCGAGCTCATTGGGGTGCGCGGTATTATTGTAAATTCTTGCCGGGATCTGGAAAGTTCACAGATAGGTGCTCTAGAAAGTTCTCAGCCGCCATTGATGAGTATATACAGTATTGGGCCGCTTCTGCCGGAATCTGAACCACCTGGGTCGGATTCTGCGAAGCAAAAGTGTGAGAAATGGCTTGAAAAGAAGCCCAAGGATTCTGTCCTGTTCGTTTTCTTGGGCCCTGCGTTACTGTCAGTGGAGCAGATCCAAGAACTCGCCTTTGGGCTTGAAGGCAGTGGGCAGAAATTCATTTGGGTTTTGAAAGCAGGAGCCAAGTCCGATTACAGTCTGTTGGAGATGGTGAGAGGGGAAGCCCAAGTTCATTCTGTGTCGGAATTGCTTCCATTTGGGTTCGAGGAGCGTGTGAGAGATCAGGGACTGGTTCTTGATAGCGCCCCTCCCTTGGGCTTTCTTCTTGCTCACCAGTCCATTGGTGGCTTTCTTACCCACTGTGGCTGGAATTCTACCCTGCAGAGCATTGGGAACTCGAAGCCCATGATTGCTTGGCCACAGTTTGAGAACGAACAGAGACTTAATGCTCTTGTCCTGGTCAAAGAAATGAAGATTGCTGTTGAAGTGCAGAAAGGAATGGATAGATTGGTGAGCAGAAGCGAAGTGGAGAGATGTGTTGGGGTGTTAATGGGAGGTGGAGGTGAAGGAAAAGATATGAGGATGAGAGTGAGTGAACTGGCTGCCAAGGTCAGAAATGCAACCACTGAGGAAGGAAGTTCACGACAAGCACTCGATTCTTTGGCTGCCTTGTTCATGTCGGACATGACACTTAGAGGATAATAATAAGTGGTCTTCATTATCAGCTACAGTCTTAGATTCTTGCATGAACTGCCGTATTGTCTTTTAGAGGTTGCAGATTTCTTGTTTTAGTGAATGTTGCAGAGGTTGCAGATTTCTTGGTTCAGTGTGCTTGTTATGTTCATGCAGTTATTCAGATCCTTTTTTTCCCCATTGTTCACAATTTGAGGCTATTTGTAAGATTAGGCTTGCATGAATGCAGCCTTGCTCTGATGATGATTATTTCACTGAAAATAATCGTTTTCTAGGTTTGGGAAATATTCACATAATAGCAACATTTTTACCTGATGTGTTGTGATCTTTTTCTTAATGGCTGTTGTTTTTAGGTTAGATTGTGAGTTTTGTATCAATTTTGGGGATCCTTTTACATCGTTgttgtttctggattagattgtgtgaatttttatcaattttttgaatATCTCCATCACTgttgtttttggattagattgtgtgagttTTTAACTGACGTTGGGATCTCTCTGTTGCTCTCTattattctgatgatggatcacactTTGACACAAAAGCTCTCACGATCTAATTCAAAAACATCAACCAACATTATTGATTGTAAAATTTGATATCtgttaattttaaatttcttttcagAATATATATTCCatctaaaacataaatttttctttAGTCTTTAATTTATTATCATTATGAAAgtatttgaaattatttttgataattttatctgagtttagatctttcctgaaaatgaattcatgattttgtatgagtttgaatttttaaatttgattgTATAAATTTTTCGATGAAAATGAAGATGCACTTTGAACCCTTGATTGATATGTTAAGATTGATCGTCTTCTGGAAAGAGTTTAAATTGAGAAGAATCCAAACTAGATTTTTAAATTGACCTTTAAAGAAAAGTTTGATGAAACGAGTGGGAAAGGCGTTGTTTTCTGTCTTTGAGAAGTGTTTCTATCCTCCCCGACGTAATTGCAGAAAAGATTGTCCCATTTTCTCTTAAAACtttcttttatattttgatttttttttatcattactGTTCGTTTGCTAATGGAATATAACTTTTTTTTAATTGACTTTTCATCTTTTTAGTCATTAacttctttttgatttttttaaatagaatttttttcttaaattataaaattataaaatgaaatataattaaataagttttgtgtgttaaaaaatattttaataatttgttttaattttaatcTCATTTATTAGAGGCCTCCCAACAAAGTTTTAGTCAAAATTGGTAATAATTTAAAAGTTGTTTGtaaacattttcaattttttataagattcttttttaattttaataaatttaaattatgcagcatattaaaattattatataacaagaaatttatttcttttgtatataaattttaaatttgggtatgaatttggttaatttgatttttttgttgtctaagctacaaagaaaattcaatgaTTTTGAATTGTAATTGTAAAATATTCAACCTATTTGAAGAGTATTGGATCTAGACCCGTTCATGGGTTAACCCTTTTTGTAAGGATCATGGACAAAAGGAGGATTTTTGGTCAAAACCGGAGCAGGGATGGgttaagatcaactttgatgggTCCTCTAGGAGCAACCCGGGTATTTCTGGGGTGGGATGTGTGGCTCGCGATGATGAAGGGAAGGTTCTCTTCAAAGGTGCAAAAAGGCTGCAAGATGGAACTAATAATGACGCAGAGGTCCAAGCGGCTTTGTTAGCAACTGATTTGGTAGTTAACATGAAGGTTTCGAAAGTTCATTTGGAGGGAGATTCTCAAGTTTTGGTTAACGCAATCATGAAATGAGTAACCCTGAGTTGgagattaaataattttatcaCCTTAATCTGCTCAAAATTAAAAACTTTTCAAGATTTTTGTATTTCTCATGTAAGGAGAAGTGGAAATGTCATTGATGACGGGTTGTCCAATGTGGCATGCGATTTAGCTGAGGGAGAGGTGAGGTGGTGGGATGGTAATGTGAAAACATTCAATGGAGTTAAGATGGCCTGCTAAGTATAGTACCAATGACAAACTTGAAATGTgcgaaatgcatttttttttcctCTGTTCATGTGCCTAGGTTGACTCAAGTATTACAGGCAATTAATGTCGAATTCCTCTGCAACGACGGCGGGAATTGGGAGAAATACATTAATAGTTAGAATGAGAATGTATGCTCATTCATTGTGGCAGATGAGCGAATTTGGTGTTGGTGAAAACGGTTTTTTTTTATAGAGATTAACGGTTTTGTGTGGTGCTCGAAATGAAAGCCAGCTTCACACTCAAAACTTCTAAACTCATGCCTGCCTTTTGGGGTTTGGTTCCTAAAAAATGGCTACAAAATATATTTCTTGCGAGGGATCCCTTTTTCTTGAGGGCAGTTCAACTGGTTCTAGGTGAGGAGGTGGCAGTCATTGGTCACAGATACAGAACAAGGGTAGATATCTACTCCTTAATTATGGCGTGGGGGCTTAAATTTGGTTATTCCTATGCGGAAGTTAGATGTGTGATGACGACAATAGTGCCAAAAGATTATTTGCTAAACATGGAATCTTTGTTGGAATGGGTGGTCCCGAGATGGGGCTTTAATGTCTCGGAAGGCATCCTGGAGAAGCATGCAGAACTTAGAGGCGGACATATGCGGATTCCCTTTCTCCGATGCCAAGAAGAAGTAAAAGCTAGATTTCGTGAGGATGCGAGGAGGGGGTGGGAGGGCCTAAAAATGTATGTTCAAATCATGGAATTGGAGGAGATTATCATGCAAGTGTGAGAGGAAGCTGGGATGGTGGATGAGGTGCGAAGGAAGCAACCGATAACCAGGCATCTTTTTGTGGAAATGGCCAAGCAATATGAGTCACTGGCAATTAGACCGATTGATGGTGAGGACCGAGTGGGTGGTGTTTTGAGCACCTCAATTGCAGGAGCagtgaagaaagagagatgaagatattgcGAGCCAGGGTACCTCTTGGTGCCAATTTcctatttttttgttaaattttatttGAATATCTTTAACTTTCTGTTAGAAAATGTTTAAATAGTATATGCCAAAATTTTGTATGGCATGATGTATATGGGCATTTCTGTACTCGTAGTAGTGGGGTGTGGGGTTTGAGTAGGTTActggttttgaatttatttttgtcgATGGGTGGTTTTTCGGGGAAAGTGGTTTGATAGTTAAAATTTGGATGAAGATATACTGTTTTAgctttatttaataaaattataaatattgccgataaaaaaaaagaagagtatTGGATCTAGTCCTACTAGAGTTCTGGGTTGAGAGCTTGCCGTAGCTCGTATATACTTGATTTTTTTGGTAGAtgtttgtagacgtctaaaaatggtcaatgcttgcagaatcatactttaacatttggcgcattgccttattttagggtttttgcgtcgcattaacatttctcctatgattcgcacttggtctttatcatttgcgagcatcgagtccttcttctgcattcttcatttatctcgctttcgaatttggtcttgtcgataacaatatcagtcatgatttcggtcaatcttatcctgtcgcatttatgtgcgtattcatttgtcatcattttggacatcttcaatcctaattagggttttgtcctcttatcaatcttgtcatcatgcgatcgatttgtcatcaatcattgtcgttttcaatcttattagcttgcgatcgatttgtcatcgatccttgtcttttggtcaatttgtcatcaatcttgtcgttttgcaatctatcttgtcatttttgcgatcaatttgtcatcaatcatcatctttctcaattgtgttaatttggatcaattagtcattgttcctcgtcaattggcgcatttatcaatcaaatcgtttgtcagcattagtcttttatcaagtcagaatcatgatcaaatcgaatcgatattgattatcctttgtcaagacctaattgtcatccttgcatttctaattcatcttttagggtttcatgattttattcatttaaccctgtttgtcatttctccctctaggttaaataatttatttatttatcctaggtcttcgtgtcacaattaaatgtttaatttaattggctaactaattattcttctttttgtgaattaattaataaatgacaaattattaattgatttacctaatttcctaattcctaatttcctcattttctaatttcctaattcctattttccaattttctaattttcctaatttctaattcaatttcctcctttttttctcctaatttcatgggaatgacatttcaatttgtcataatttgtcataattgacaatcaatcaattttgacatagaaatttgtcataattgtgtcatgaattatcaatcaatcaattttgacatagaaatttgtcataattgtgtcatgaattatcaatcaatcaatttttgcatagaaagtgcaaatttgtcataattgacattcttgatttgcaatttccatttgaatctcttcatgctaatttgatcatctctccaatttgtccataaattggatgaatttcttcaatcctaatctaatcacattatcgaaataatcactttttcgaatcactttgtcgaatcaatcacgcttcgagtattcttgcgctactaccttatctacttgctttcatctcatgtgtatgcacttgtaggtgagatccacaaacaaagctatttgaagaagaaagaaggacaatggagccacatgaaggagacattcaagtctgcatttggtttgcttaagtttcaatcttgaatatcttgttttcatatctctattggatgtaattaggattgatcattgcatttaagctttcgtgattgagctaggctaatgtttatacttgctttgatgatttcctgatttcctagctacaatattATATGTTATTCTATTGGGAGTTTTAGATTTCCTATATATTCATTATGGgggcattttttttaatatttgaccTTTGATCCTCCCATTAATAGGGTCGGGATGTATGATCTCCCTATCAACCCTAGAGATAGCATTCAGTTGCTCCTGAGGAGGGTTGGATAAATATCAACTTTGATGGTGTCTCGATGGGCAATCCAGGACCAAGTGGTGTCACATGTGTCGCCAGAGATCATGAAGGGTGTTTATTGGGGGAGAAGATAGAATCATTAGGGGTGGATACTAATAAATTGGTTGAATTCTAGGTGACCCTGTTGGGACTTGAACTGAGCCTAAAATTAAAGGCATAAAAAAGTGCATTTGGAGGGTGACTCCCTAAACACCATCAACACTATCTGacaaaatcaaaccccaaattgGAAACTCAATAGATGGTTGGCTCCTATCTTAACTCTGATTGATAAACTTCTAAACTTCATGATCATGCATGTGTATAGGGAGGGAAACATGCTGGCAGACGAGATAGCCAAGAAGGTAGCATGTGGGAATCATGGGGTGGCATTGGAAGAgagaaattaaaatatattttgaagtgTAGGTGATTTGATAGATGTGAAAAAGGATATTACGAATTGGTAATTCCTTGAAGAAGGGGGAGGATGAAAGAATTTAGGGAAAGTACGGGGGCTCATGCGACAAGTGGTGAGGCTAAAGACGTGGCATCCAAGCTAAATTCAAATGATGATGTCATCATGTATGGCAATATGGTTACTGAAGGAAATGTGCAAATTATCCCAATAATAGATTAAGTGGCAGATTGGGTAAGATCTACCTGAACAACACAAATTATTAATGTGAAAGGCATTACACCTTCATGATGTTGACATAAGGAAGATGTTTATAAAAGGGTAGAGACAACAACAAATGAGTCACCTTGTGGTGTTTGTCTCTACGAGCTGAAAGAAGAGAAAATGGACACATCGATTTTGCTTGAGTTGACCAAGCAACAAATGTCCTTCTTAGGGGAGGTGTCTGATAAAAGGTTGGTGGTTATACTCACTATGGGTCATGGTCCCTTGGTCATTATTGTTGTAAAGACCATTCTAGGGAAGGAATTTCTCTTAGCAGGTGAACATAGATGTGATTGCTATGTTTCTTGCCATGATATTAATGACAAGGGAGCTGAAAGATGGAGCTAAAGTTTTGcatcaaaaaaatttaaagcacCATTGATGTGGTGTTGGATAATGTGGATGGAAACTTGCTCATTTTGATGCCACAAAATTACTACATGCCAAAAGTAAGGGCGAGGAGGTGAATAAACTACCCCTTATTAGCACTTTGGAGCTAGATATTTTGGTTGGGCATGGGGAGGAAATTGTTAGGAGCATTGTATTCCTATAGAGGCTAAATGGGATTAGGATGGTCACAAAGGAAGGATGGGTGAAGGAGTACATGTAGATGGAGGAATTTCTATAGGAGAATGAGGCAGAGTTGGACATGGACCTAGATTCTAGGACGCCTATATAGGAAGAGGAATGGGTTgagaattgatagttctgatacttaaagataagtacaaatgccaagctaataagatgagggggggggggggtgaatcatacaaacttaatcttccataatgacatcagattcaacctcggtaacatatacttcagtaatataaccaaaactgctaaacatgcaaactcaaaagcatataaacatcataacactcataacaccagatttaacgtggaaacccaaatagggaaaaaccactgtgggattttggacccactaagaaatatactcttctagagtatgctcggttaaaagcaaatcttgttaaagattacaaacacattgctagatgtgactcggttaagggatttccctcagatctgttaggatcttcgccttgttaaaagtgaccttgttaaaggattttaaacactcaatcagaatgtcaccttgctagagggttttacaaataagactgttaagtccactcagttaagagattttctgtcactttcacaaataacagtaataaaaatctatctgcaacttcacatctaaaatgctaaagcatattcttatttgctcaatacaatatagacatagaactaatcttgtccatctgctgggctctataatctgttattcaaaacagatcttcaagcttctgtgctcggtaatcactatgtagcatccctgtgcatacacttgcccgcatacattgttcatcaatagtcccctatttataaacaatttgccaaccgcttaatctccttgatcacatttcccatgatcaatcatagccatcagatcttcaaactttgtttaggttcaatgtatccttcgatctgaaaatgttttaccctacctcggaacttgcatatatttcttggaacttgtgctagggtattgcagttcaatctaagatatagatcttcctgccaattttcctttgccatagattctttaacaaacttcatttatggcataccaatcatttaatcatagccagctcatcaacttccttcattaaataacgcttgtaatcatttaatgcattttgttacaactcggttacaactcagttacaactcggtgaatactaaacttcactgggtagacattttgccttcattaaccgatagcgataaccttagggtttaccgactaggttctttgctcagtaacatagtatagtattaacctttcaatcaataacatatgtaggatatcaaaataatctaatcatcatgatctcatcattgtctaactcagtaatagttgcccattgaataacttatttctccccttatccatcatattccttctgtgtcttttaccgacatctttatactcatcaaatcatacttctcaagatatggcaacatcatactgaattagaaaatcaatttcttgacatcaatgacaaaataataatattaagacagtaaacatccttaatcaattatatccataatcatcaacaaccttctcaatatccttattgaaatgccaacaatctctccttgtctattatactGCCAAATTCCAACAGAGAATGACATGCACGACCCCTTGAAGATGGCAAGAATTGCGGCTCATGGTACTTGCATTCCAAAATTCCCTATGGTGGCCAGAGCCTTAGCAACCAAAAGGCTAAAAGATGATGACTAGCTTAGCAAACTGTGTGGATATAGTTTTTGGCATATTCCTTTGTTTTTGGTAATGAATTAAAAATGTGTGCTGTAAAAAGATAGGACTTGTCTATGTCACCATTTTGTTAAATAGTGATCAATGTACCTCCATTTTTGTGGCATGGAGGATAATGCCTA
This genomic stretch from Cryptomeria japonica chromosome 8, Sugi_1.0, whole genome shotgun sequence harbors:
- the LOC131066295 gene encoding isoflavone 7-O-glucosyltransferase 1; this translates as MEGRRYKPHVALYAGSGWRHLIPCLELAKRLCTQHGFSIIFITPDKYAPQKQDYIKQVHSVCVDMLVLEETTENKVEGFLKLFLYLNVPLCAYIVDNLWATTREMVAHHLNVGSALKIPTYVFFGYSASYLCLSFLKDMNRHQQGDIPGLRFVTASDIPGGLLEDKFPLEHILPVSELIGVRGIIVNSCRDLESSQIGALESSQPPLMSIYSIGPLLPESEPPGSDSAKQKCEKWLEKKPKDSVLFVFLGPALLSVEQIQELAFGLEGSGQKFIWVLKAGAKSDYSLLEMVRGEAQVHSVSELLPFGFEERVRDQGLVLDSAPPLGFLLAHQSIGGFLTHCGWNSTLQSIGNSKPMIAWPQFENEQRLNALVLVKEMKIAVEVQKGMDRLVSRSEVERCVGVLMGGGGEGKDMRMRVSELAAKVRNATTEEGSSRQALDSLAALFMSDMTLRG